In Curtobacterium sp. MCPF17_002, one genomic interval encodes:
- a CDS encoding D-arabinono-1,4-lactone oxidase yields the protein MRSTTSELNWSGTVTYTAERVLRPTSIDEAAEIVAREPRVHGLGTRHSFNDAADAPGVLLDLTAIPTDLHVDPDRRTATMGAGTRYGVVAPEIDRAGFALHNEGSLPHISLAGAVATGTHGSGTTLGSLSTAVRSFEVLGPDGATRTIDRDDPAFDGAVLHLGLLGIVTRVTLDVEPTYRMRQDSYGSIPWDTFTEHVAEVHASAYSVCSYTVFGDEVSEVLLKSRVPDGADDVDVPSELVGAPKLPGSPGDDHRTARDGSVGPWWDRLPHFPIDSVPSHGSEVQSEHFVPLRHAAAALEALRGMADRIQPHLHVCELRTMAADRFWLSPSQGEDVLCIAFTWKKHPAEVAALLPDLEGRLAPFGGRPHWGKMSSLGRDAVEDLYPRLPDFRDLVAAADPDRTFASAFGERVLGS from the coding sequence ATGCGGTCGACGACGAGCGAGCTGAACTGGTCCGGCACGGTCACCTACACGGCCGAGCGGGTGCTCCGTCCGACGTCGATCGACGAAGCCGCCGAGATCGTGGCACGGGAACCCCGCGTGCACGGCCTCGGCACCCGGCACTCGTTCAACGACGCCGCGGACGCCCCCGGCGTGCTCCTCGACCTCACCGCGATCCCGACCGACCTGCACGTCGATCCCGACCGGCGCACCGCCACGATGGGCGCCGGCACCCGGTACGGCGTCGTCGCGCCGGAGATCGACCGCGCCGGGTTCGCCCTGCACAACGAGGGATCGCTGCCGCACATCTCCCTCGCCGGCGCCGTCGCGACCGGCACCCACGGCTCCGGCACGACCCTCGGGTCGCTCAGCACCGCGGTCCGGTCCTTCGAGGTGCTCGGGCCGGACGGGGCCACGCGGACGATCGACCGCGACGACCCGGCGTTCGACGGCGCCGTGCTGCACCTCGGACTGCTCGGCATCGTCACACGCGTCACGCTCGACGTCGAACCGACCTACCGGATGCGCCAGGACTCGTACGGGTCGATCCCGTGGGACACCTTCACCGAGCACGTCGCCGAGGTGCACGCGAGCGCCTACTCGGTGTGCTCGTACACGGTGTTCGGTGACGAGGTCAGCGAGGTCCTCCTGAAGTCCCGCGTCCCCGACGGCGCGGACGACGTAGACGTGCCGAGCGAGCTGGTCGGCGCGCCGAAGCTCCCCGGATCCCCCGGCGACGACCACCGCACCGCCCGCGACGGGTCGGTCGGTCCGTGGTGGGACCGGCTGCCGCACTTCCCGATCGACTCGGTGCCGAGCCACGGGTCCGAGGTGCAGAGCGAGCACTTCGTCCCGCTCCGGCACGCGGCGGCCGCGCTCGAGGCCCTGCGCGGGATGGCCGACCGCATCCAGCCGCACCTGCACGTCTGCGAGCTCCGGACGATGGCGGCGGACCGGTTCTGGCTCAGCCCGTCGCAGGGCGAGGACGTGCTCTGCATCGCCTTCACCTGGAAGAAGCACCCGGCCGAGGTCGCTGCGCTGCTGCCCGACCTCGAGGGGCGGCTCGCACCGTTCGGCGGGCGACCGCACTGGGGCAAGATGAGCTCGCTCGGCCGCGACGCGGTCGAGGACCTCTACCCGCGGCTGCCGGACTTCCGCGACCTCGTCGCCGCGGCCGACCCGGACCGGACGTTCGCATCCGCGTTCGGCGAGCGTGTGCTCGGGAGCTGA
- a CDS encoding 2'-5' RNA ligase family protein, whose protein sequence is MRSIEVVLDAPSDAAVRAAWAALVDADLPSLGRHPSPSNAPHVTLAAGPALAVPSGIAAPLPTSLRVGGLLLFPAGPGRSVVVRAIVLDDALAAFHRAVHAARTAHPLVGPAPEAVETTLPGAWSPHVTLARRVRDEDLPRAVAALRSAPLPAELGVAGVRHWDGDTRTITPVT, encoded by the coding sequence GTGCGCAGCATCGAAGTCGTCCTGGACGCCCCGTCGGACGCGGCGGTGCGGGCGGCGTGGGCCGCGCTGGTCGACGCCGACCTGCCGAGCCTCGGTCGGCACCCGTCCCCGTCGAACGCCCCGCACGTCACGCTCGCGGCCGGTCCGGCACTGGCCGTCCCGTCCGGCATCGCGGCGCCGCTGCCGACGTCGCTCCGGGTCGGTGGTCTGCTGCTGTTCCCGGCGGGGCCCGGTCGGTCGGTGGTCGTCCGGGCGATCGTGCTCGACGACGCCCTGGCCGCGTTCCACCGGGCGGTGCACGCGGCGCGGACGGCGCACCCGCTGGTCGGACCCGCGCCGGAGGCCGTGGAAACGACCCTGCCGGGAGCGTGGTCACCGCACGTCACGCTCGCCCGCCGGGTGCGGGACGAGGACTTGCCCCGCGCCGTCGCGGCGCTCCGGTCGGCACCGCTGCCGGCGGAGCTCGGCGTCGCGGGCGTCCGGCACTGGGACGGCGACACGAGGACGATCACGCCCGTCACGTGA
- a CDS encoding MDR family MFS transporter, with protein sequence MTQAVDSAPRTGSVSQPSPGETRLVIGLLLVSAFVVILNETIMGVALPRLMDDLGISAATGQWLTTGFLLTMAVVIPITGFLLQRYNTRPVFVWAMSLFSAGTLIALLAPGFTMLLLGRIVQASGTAIMMPLLMTTVLTLIEPAHRGRVMGNISIVISVAPAIGPTISGLILNAFSWRWLFGFVLPIALAALVLGMLKVRNVSTPRKAPLDVLSVVLSAFAFGGIVYGLSSIGEAGATGPLVPVTALVVGAVALTLFILRQTRLQRTDRALLDLRTFQTPGFTVPIVAMGLSFMAMFGTLILLPIYLERVLGLDVLNVGLLLLPGGLIMGLLSPIVGRIYDRRGPRVLLIPGSIIVSAVLWALSTVGVDTSVWFVLGAHVVLSIGLALTFTPLFTAALGGLPPKLYSHGSAVLGTAQQLAGAAGTALFVTLLTIGAASATAGSGADGLAEATASGVRTAFLVGAVISLFGIATSAFVRRPDTPEGAPTPSMH encoded by the coding sequence ATGACCCAGGCCGTCGATTCCGCACCCCGCACCGGGAGCGTCTCGCAGCCCTCCCCCGGCGAGACGCGACTCGTGATCGGGCTGCTGCTCGTCTCCGCGTTCGTCGTCATCCTCAACGAGACGATCATGGGCGTCGCCCTGCCGCGCCTGATGGACGACCTCGGCATCAGCGCAGCGACCGGTCAGTGGCTGACGACCGGGTTCCTGCTCACCATGGCGGTCGTCATCCCGATCACCGGGTTCCTGCTGCAGCGGTACAACACGCGGCCGGTGTTCGTCTGGGCGATGAGCCTGTTCTCCGCCGGCACCCTCATCGCGCTGCTCGCACCCGGGTTCACGATGCTCCTGCTCGGCCGCATCGTGCAGGCGAGCGGGACCGCGATCATGATGCCGCTGCTCATGACCACCGTGCTGACGCTCATCGAGCCGGCACACCGCGGCCGCGTGATGGGCAACATCTCGATCGTCATCTCGGTCGCCCCGGCGATCGGCCCGACCATCTCCGGCCTCATCCTCAACGCGTTCTCGTGGCGCTGGCTGTTCGGGTTCGTCCTGCCGATCGCCCTGGCCGCGCTGGTGCTCGGCATGCTGAAGGTGCGGAACGTCTCCACGCCGCGGAAGGCCCCGCTCGACGTGCTCTCGGTCGTGCTCTCCGCGTTCGCCTTCGGCGGCATCGTCTACGGGCTCTCGAGCATCGGCGAGGCCGGCGCGACCGGTCCGCTCGTCCCGGTGACCGCCCTGGTCGTCGGCGCCGTCGCGCTCACCCTGTTCATCCTCCGACAGACCCGACTGCAGCGGACGGACCGGGCACTGCTCGACCTCCGCACGTTCCAGACCCCCGGCTTCACCGTCCCGATCGTGGCGATGGGCCTCAGCTTCATGGCGATGTTCGGCACGCTGATCCTGCTGCCGATCTACCTCGAACGCGTCCTCGGACTCGACGTCCTGAACGTCGGGCTGCTGCTCCTGCCCGGCGGGCTCATCATGGGGCTCCTCTCCCCGATCGTCGGACGCATCTACGACCGTCGCGGCCCCCGCGTGCTGCTCATCCCCGGCTCGATCATCGTCAGCGCCGTGCTGTGGGCACTCTCCACGGTCGGCGTCGACACGAGCGTGTGGTTCGTGCTCGGTGCGCACGTCGTCCTGAGCATCGGCCTCGCGCTGACCTTCACGCCGCTGTTCACCGCGGCGCTCGGCGGGCTGCCCCCGAAGCTGTACTCGCACGGCAGCGCCGTCCTCGGTACCGCGCAGCAGCTCGCCGGTGCGGCCGGCACCGCACTGTTCGTCACCCTCCTGACCATCGGCGCCGCGAGCGCGACGGCCGGGTCGGGCGCGGACGGCCTGGCCGAGGCGACCGCCTCCGGCGTGCGGACGGCGTTCCTCGTCGGTGCGGTCATCTCGCTGTTCGGCATCGCGACCTCGGCGTTCGTCCGCCGGCCGGACACCCCCGAGGGCGCCCCGACGCCGTCGATGCACTGA
- a CDS encoding acylphosphatase, whose protein sequence is MTTVTRMHAVVSGTVQGVGFRYWTARKADGLALTGYARNLFDGTVEVEAEGPAPAVDALMGFIRTGPPSATVTDVECRAVVPHGDGDEFTILH, encoded by the coding sequence ATGACAACGGTGACGAGGATGCACGCCGTGGTGTCGGGGACGGTCCAAGGGGTCGGGTTCCGGTACTGGACAGCGCGGAAGGCCGACGGGCTGGCGCTCACCGGGTACGCGCGGAACCTGTTCGACGGGACGGTCGAGGTCGAGGCGGAGGGACCCGCCCCGGCGGTGGACGCGCTCATGGGCTTCATCCGCACCGGCCCGCCGTCGGCCACCGTGACGGACGTGGAGTGCCGAGCCGTGGTGCCGCACGGCGACGGGGACGAGTTCACGATCCTGCACTGA
- a CDS encoding NUDIX hydrolase translates to MTRTGFDLTHMTSFTDLPIRVAVSTVIVALRPHPDTGAPALWMPLVRRVAEPYEGSWALPGGWVQPDEGLEDSAAARLRETTNVQPRYLEQLYAFGDVDRSPNRVVSIVYWALVHPDEASSVPDDWNVRWFLADEHPPLAFDHDRIVEYALWRLRNKMSYSRIAQAFLGDRFTLAELRGVYEAVLGRALDPANFRRQVEKTDAVLPTDETTSGDRHRPARLYRSNPDLAYADNGPLQQGNTPQNR, encoded by the coding sequence ATGACACGAACCGGATTCGACCTGACCCACATGACCTCGTTCACCGATCTCCCCATCCGCGTCGCGGTCTCGACCGTGATCGTCGCGCTGCGCCCGCACCCGGACACCGGGGCCCCGGCGCTGTGGATGCCGCTCGTGCGCCGCGTCGCCGAGCCGTACGAGGGGTCGTGGGCGCTCCCGGGCGGCTGGGTGCAGCCGGACGAGGGGCTCGAGGACTCGGCGGCGGCCAGACTGCGCGAGACGACGAACGTGCAGCCGCGCTACCTCGAGCAGCTCTACGCGTTCGGTGACGTCGACCGCTCCCCGAACCGCGTCGTGTCGATCGTCTACTGGGCACTCGTGCACCCGGACGAGGCGAGCTCGGTGCCCGACGACTGGAACGTGCGCTGGTTCCTCGCCGACGAGCACCCGCCCCTCGCGTTCGACCACGATCGCATCGTCGAGTACGCCCTCTGGCGACTGCGCAACAAGATGTCGTACTCCCGGATCGCGCAGGCGTTCCTGGGGGACCGGTTCACCCTCGCCGAACTCCGCGGGGTGTACGAGGCGGTGCTCGGGCGTGCGCTCGACCCCGCGAACTTCCGTCGGCAGGTCGAGAAGACCGACGCGGTCCTGCCGACCGACGAGACCACGAGCGGGGACCGGCACCGTCCGGCCCGGCTGTACCGCTCGAACCCCGACCTGGCCTACGCGGACAACGGCCCGCTGCAGCAGGGCAACACACCGCAGAACCGATAG
- a CDS encoding MetQ/NlpA family ABC transporter substrate-binding protein has product MSAAPALPEKPKGKRPIGWIIAAAVVVIAIVVALIVGAVRSGDDSSNDGAGAAGASPKTVTIGVADKSLSYWSTYTKLAKSKLNVTVKLTNFADYSLPNPALKDGQLDLNQFQHIQYLADYNVTSNDDLQPIGSTAVYPLPLYATKYDKASAIPEGAKIAIPNDSINQARALLVLQGAKLITLKDGGSAFSTTSDIETKKVDVQPLEASQTANALQQGSVAAAVVNNNFATAAGLPSSDVVYQDDPSSANAAPYVNIFAARDEDKGNKTYLALAKLFQDDAVQKVFLKDNPDAVVRDESASSLQDELATVEKDAKAAKQ; this is encoded by the coding sequence ATGTCCGCAGCACCCGCACTGCCCGAGAAGCCGAAGGGCAAGCGTCCGATCGGCTGGATCATCGCCGCCGCGGTGGTCGTCATCGCGATCGTCGTCGCCCTCATCGTCGGAGCCGTCCGCTCCGGGGACGACAGCAGCAACGACGGTGCCGGCGCCGCCGGTGCGTCACCGAAGACCGTCACGATCGGTGTCGCGGACAAGTCGCTCTCCTACTGGAGCACCTACACGAAGCTCGCCAAGTCGAAGCTCAACGTCACGGTCAAGCTGACGAACTTCGCCGACTACTCGCTGCCGAACCCGGCGCTCAAGGACGGCCAGCTGGACCTCAACCAGTTCCAGCACATCCAGTACCTCGCCGACTACAACGTCACCTCGAACGACGACCTGCAGCCGATCGGCTCGACCGCCGTGTACCCGCTGCCGCTCTACGCGACGAAGTACGACAAGGCGTCCGCGATCCCCGAGGGGGCGAAGATCGCGATCCCGAACGACTCGATCAACCAGGCGCGCGCGCTCCTCGTGCTGCAGGGCGCGAAGCTCATCACGCTGAAGGACGGCGGCTCGGCGTTCTCGACCACGTCCGACATCGAGACGAAGAAGGTCGACGTCCAGCCGCTCGAGGCCTCGCAGACCGCGAACGCGCTGCAGCAGGGCTCCGTCGCCGCCGCCGTCGTGAACAACAACTTCGCGACCGCCGCCGGCCTGCCGTCGAGCGACGTCGTCTACCAGGACGACCCCTCCAGCGCGAACGCCGCCCCGTACGTGAACATCTTCGCCGCACGCGACGAGGACAAGGGCAACAAGACGTACCTCGCACTCGCGAAGCTCTTCCAGGACGACGCCGTGCAGAAGGTCTTCCTCAAGGACAACCCCGACGCGGTCGTCCGCGACGAGAGCGCGTCCTCGCTGCAGGACGAGCTCGCGACCGTCGAGAAGGACGCGAAGGCGGCCAAGCAGTAG